The Thermobifida halotolerans sequence CGGTCCGCTGGCCGCGGTGAGTCACGTGCTGGGAAGCACCGTGCCCAAACGGGTGCCGCCGCCCCGGCCGCTGCGCGTCGTTGTGGTGTCGGCGGTGATCGTCGGCGCGCTGCTGTTCAGCTACAGCACCACCCAGATCTACCTGCGTTTCGCCGAACCGGAGCAGCAGGCACCGGTCCCGGGCACCACCGCCTCGGCCGCCCCCGCCCCAGGCGATCCCTCCGGAGACGGCACCGGGTCACAGGCTGCCGCGTCCACCCAGGTGGAGATCCTCACGGAGGAGGACACCGAGGAGGAGACACCGGAGGAGGAGCCCCCGCAGGAGACGGGGAGCACCGGCGACGACCCCCGCCCCTCGCAGCAGGGCCAGGAGGGCTCCTCCGGCGGACAGCAGCCCGCGCCCGTTCCCCAGAGCGGCTCGGAGGCGCCCAGGGTCTCCTACCAGAAGGTCGTCTACGACGCCAGCCACTTCATGGGGCAGTTGACCATCACCAACACCGGAGACCACCCCCTCGACGGCTGGGAGCTGCGGATCGGGTTCAGTGACGCGCAGGTGGTCTCGGCCTGGGGCACCGAGTGGGAGGCGACCCAGAACGGCTTCGTCGCCCGCCAGCCGTCCTGGGAGGAGGGGATCGCCCCCGGGCAGTCGGCCACCGTCAGCTTCACCGCGGAGGGAAGCAGCCACACCCCCGAGAGCTGCTCCCTCAACGGAACGTCCTGCTCCCTGTGAGCCCGGGGGCCGCGGCCCCCGGGGAGTTGTCGGGTGACCTGGGACCGGGGGCTTGAGGCCGCAGTTCCGAGGGGCACGGGAGACTTTCCGGGAAAAGCGTCGAGCGCCACGACAGGTCGTCTGTGGCGCTCGATGGCGGTGCGCACGCGTGGTGCGGCGGGACGGTCAGGAACGCTCGACCTTACCGGCCTTGAGGCAGGAGGTGCACACGTTCAGCCGCTTGGGCGTGCCGCCCACACGGGTACGAACGGTCTGGATGTTCGGGTTCCAGCGGCGGCGGGTACGGCGGTGCGAGTGCGAGATACGGTTCCCGAACCCTGGTCCCTTGCTGCAGATGTCACAGACGGAAGCCACGGTAACTCCATTCACGCGCTCGGGCCGGCTTGTGCTCGCACGCACGTCGATGACCCGAGAGAGGTCTGATGGGCAAGCCGGTCGACGCTGGGCGTCAACCGTGGAAGCGTACCCGAAGGCGGAGCGAATCCACCAAACCAGAGGACTCGTGCCTTCGGACGAACACCGGATTCTCGACCGGAAGGGAGATCCGGCCCCAGGAAGTCCCCCGCTGAGGAGCCGTCCCAAGATAATCGCTCTACCGAGTATAGCCCGGAGCCAGTCCGTAAGATGCCACAGTGGCGGGCCGCGCTGGTGGAGGACGCGGCACGGGGAAGTCGGGGGGCGACCATGACAGACCTGCACGAGCCGTTGGCCGGCAAACTCGGAGACC is a genomic window containing:
- a CDS encoding cellulose binding domain-containing protein; the protein is MRRHGLGREQRGAHRAEPPGSGPLAAVSHVLGSTVPKRVPPPRPLRVVVVSAVIVGALLFSYSTTQIYLRFAEPEQQAPVPGTTASAAPAPGDPSGDGTGSQAAASTQVEILTEEDTEEETPEEEPPQETGSTGDDPRPSQQGQEGSSGGQQPAPVPQSGSEAPRVSYQKVVYDASHFMGQLTITNTGDHPLDGWELRIGFSDAQVVSAWGTEWEATQNGFVARQPSWEEGIAPGQSATVSFTAEGSSHTPESCSLNGTSCSL
- the rpmB gene encoding 50S ribosomal protein L28; this translates as MASVCDICSKGPGFGNRISHSHRRTRRRWNPNIQTVRTRVGGTPKRLNVCTSCLKAGKVERS